A genomic stretch from Serratia entomophila includes:
- the asnS gene encoding asparagine--tRNA ligase, protein MSVVPVVDVLQGRAAVDSEVTVRGWVRTRRDSKAGISFLAVYDGSCFDPLQAVVNNSLPNYQDEVLHLTTGCSVEVTGKVVASPGEGQSYELQATAIKVVGWVDDPDTYPMAAKRHSIEYLREVAHLRPRTNLIGAVARVRHTLAQAIHRFYHENGFFWVSTPLITASDTEGAGEMFRVSTLDLENLPRTDKGAVDFSEDFFGKEAFLTVSGQLNGETYACALSKIYTFGPTFRAENSNTSRHLAEFWMIEPEVAFATLADIAELAEKMLKYVFQAVLNERMDDMQFFAERVDKDAIDRLKRFVSSDFAQVDYTEAVEILIASGQKFENPVSWGIDLSSEHERYLAEKHFKAPVVVKNYPKDIKAFYMRMNDDGKTVAAMDVLAPGIGEIIGGAQREERLDVLDQRLEAMGLNKEDYWWYRDLRRYGTVPHAGFGLGFERLIAYVTGVQNVRDVIPFPRTPRNASF, encoded by the coding sequence ATGAGCGTAGTGCCTGTAGTCGACGTACTGCAAGGTCGTGCTGCGGTTGACAGTGAAGTCACCGTGCGCGGCTGGGTACGTACCCGGAGAGATTCTAAAGCTGGTATCTCCTTCCTGGCCGTCTATGACGGTTCCTGCTTTGATCCGTTACAGGCCGTCGTTAATAATTCTCTGCCGAATTATCAGGATGAAGTGCTGCACCTGACCACCGGCTGCTCGGTTGAAGTGACCGGCAAGGTTGTCGCCTCCCCGGGCGAAGGCCAAAGTTACGAACTGCAGGCAACCGCCATCAAGGTGGTCGGCTGGGTTGACGATCCGGACACCTACCCGATGGCGGCCAAGCGCCACAGCATCGAGTACCTGCGTGAAGTGGCGCACCTGCGTCCGCGCACCAACCTGATCGGCGCCGTGGCGCGCGTGCGCCATACGCTGGCGCAGGCCATTCACCGCTTCTATCACGAGAACGGCTTCTTCTGGGTATCCACCCCGCTGATCACCGCCTCTGATACCGAAGGCGCCGGCGAAATGTTCCGCGTTTCCACGCTGGATCTGGAAAACCTGCCGCGCACCGATAAAGGCGCCGTCGACTTCAGCGAAGACTTCTTCGGTAAAGAGGCGTTCCTCACCGTATCCGGCCAGCTGAACGGCGAAACCTACGCCTGCGCGCTGTCAAAAATCTACACCTTTGGCCCGACCTTCCGCGCCGAAAACTCCAACACCAGCCGCCATCTGGCGGAGTTCTGGATGATCGAACCGGAAGTGGCCTTCGCCACGCTGGCAGACATTGCTGAGCTGGCGGAGAAAATGCTGAAGTATGTGTTCCAGGCGGTGCTGAACGAGCGCATGGATGACATGCAGTTCTTCGCCGAACGCGTAGATAAAGACGCCATCGATCGCCTGAAGCGTTTTGTCTCCTCCGACTTTGCCCAGGTTGACTACACCGAAGCGGTGGAAATTCTGATCGCCTCCGGCCAGAAGTTCGAAAACCCGGTTTCCTGGGGCATCGATCTGTCCTCCGAGCACGAGCGCTATCTGGCGGAGAAACACTTCAAAGCGCCGGTAGTGGTGAAAAACTACCCGAAAGACATCAAAGCCTTCTATATGCGCATGAACGACGACGGCAAAACCGTCGCGGCGATGGACGTGCTGGCGCCGGGTATCGGTGAAATCATCGGCGGCGCACAGCGTGAAGAACGCCTGGACGTGTTGGATCAGCGTTTGGAAGCCATGGGCCTGAATAAAGAAGACTACTGGTGGTATCGTGACCTGCGCCGTTACGGCACCGTGCCTCACGCCGGTTTCGGTTTGGGCTTTGAACGTTTAATCGCCTATGTCACCGGTGTGCAAAACGTGCGTGACGTGATCCCGTTCCCGCGAACGCCACGCAATGCAAGCTTCTAA
- a CDS encoding amino acid aminotransferase, producing the protein MFEKITAAPADPILGLTDIFRADARPDKINLGIGVYKDETGKTPVLTSVKKAEQYLLENETTKNYLGIEGIPAFASCTQELLFGKQSPIIADKRARTAQTPGGTGGLRVAADFIANQTSAKRIWISNPSWPNHKNVFGAVGLEVLEYAYYDAANHALDFDGLLNSLKQAQAGDVVLFHGCCHNPTGIDPTAEQWAQLAELSAANGWLPLFDFAYQGFAKGLEEDAEGLRIFAAKHQELIVASSYSKNFGLYNERVGACTIVAADAETADRAFSQVKAAIRANYSNPPSHGAAVVATILGNDALRALWEQELTDMRQRIHRMRQLFVNTLQEKGAQQDFGFIINQNGMFSFSGLTKEQVLRLRDEFGVYAVNSGRVNVAGMTPDNMAPLCEAIVAVL; encoded by the coding sequence ATGTTTGAAAAAATCACTGCTGCACCTGCCGACCCGATCCTGGGCCTGACCGACATTTTCCGCGCGGACGCCCGCCCTGACAAAATCAATTTGGGTATCGGCGTTTATAAAGACGAAACCGGTAAAACCCCGGTACTGACCAGCGTGAAAAAGGCTGAGCAGTATCTGCTGGAAAATGAGACCACCAAAAACTACCTCGGCATTGAAGGCATTCCGGCGTTCGCCAGCTGCACGCAAGAGCTGCTGTTCGGCAAGCAAAGCCCGATCATCGCCGACAAGCGTGCGCGCACCGCGCAAACGCCCGGTGGCACCGGCGGCCTGCGTGTAGCGGCTGACTTTATCGCCAACCAAACCAGCGCCAAGCGCATCTGGATCAGCAACCCAAGCTGGCCGAATCATAAAAACGTCTTCGGCGCGGTAGGCCTGGAAGTGCTGGAATACGCCTACTATGACGCCGCCAACCACGCGTTGGACTTCGACGGCTTGCTCAATAGCCTGAAACAGGCGCAGGCCGGCGACGTGGTGCTGTTCCACGGCTGCTGCCATAACCCGACCGGCATCGATCCTACCGCCGAACAGTGGGCCCAACTGGCCGAGCTGTCCGCAGCCAACGGCTGGCTGCCGCTGTTCGACTTCGCCTACCAGGGGTTCGCCAAAGGCCTGGAAGAAGATGCCGAAGGCCTGCGCATTTTTGCCGCCAAGCATCAGGAACTGATCGTCGCCAGCTCCTACTCGAAAAACTTCGGCCTGTACAATGAACGCGTTGGCGCCTGCACCATCGTGGCCGCCGACGCTGAAACCGCCGATCGCGCCTTCAGCCAGGTGAAAGCGGCAATTCGCGCCAACTACTCCAACCCGCCGTCCCACGGTGCGGCGGTGGTCGCCACCATCCTCGGCAACGACGCGCTGCGCGCGCTGTGGGAACAAGAGCTGACCGATATGCGCCAACGCATCCACCGCATGCGTCAGCTGTTTGTGAATACCCTGCAGGAGAAAGGCGCGCAGCAGGACTTCGGTTTCATCATCAACCAGAACGGCATGTTCTCATTCAGCGGCCTGACCAAAGAACAGGTGCTGCGCCTGCGTGACGAGTTTGGCGTTTACGCCGTCAACTCCGGCCGCGTTAACGTTGCCGGCATGACGCCGGACAACATGGCGCCGCTGTGCGAAGCCATCGTGGCCGTGCTGTAA
- a CDS encoding GGDEF domain-containing protein — MKVKYFIYFFTFCLMSSFAIFIADELFDAHADYRENRLTLYKINRAKEISEAFQASLQAHRLKRLSLINPQITRAQCQAADRLARDKIALIRPHLEGSTSLQLGVQQKIAVLSMIGLMEQLLDNDNLQLSRANDANANLFNINSAYYISQASKNYYRYTHDTRMVDSDSFMFLEAIRLNNRLNMSLTELTDQIIDVNLNPLYRKNAYLKSIQLTGVLNALSTRLIFMKFTYDDPQTTAIINALLKQVSSDQLKHITEGLYTAIDTHMSYPADFIYQYVNDLSTLSQQLYQRSFEMEITASRQKIYGSQTLIDGMISLGGLIALLILLPSLVFSSNISRWLTKTHNNIVRLARGNMNIDRNDVFYGQELSAISDAIQQLKRYQLDKVSLESEKQLLIQELEASSFLDPLTNIYNRRKFFLECELLNAGTYPLAFCLIDIDNFKNLNDSYGHGVGDQVLVAFGRLLQQAFRASDIFCRYGGEEFAVILGNCTLDNARDIMEQLRRRTHRLSLTLADGQQVQFTTSCGIAQVQAFPALQGAIKRADEALYFCKKNGKNRVSIHTLGGFI, encoded by the coding sequence ATGAAAGTTAAATACTTTATCTATTTCTTTACCTTTTGCTTGATGTCGTCGTTCGCCATCTTTATTGCCGATGAGCTGTTCGATGCCCACGCAGACTATCGCGAAAACCGGCTGACGCTGTACAAGATCAACCGCGCCAAAGAAATTTCCGAAGCCTTCCAGGCATCGTTGCAGGCGCACCGGCTAAAGCGTCTTAGCCTGATCAACCCGCAAATTACCCGGGCGCAGTGTCAGGCGGCCGATCGGCTGGCGCGCGATAAAATCGCCCTGATTCGGCCTCATCTCGAGGGCAGTACCTCGCTGCAGCTCGGCGTGCAGCAAAAAATCGCCGTGCTGTCGATGATCGGGCTGATGGAACAGCTGCTGGACAACGATAATCTGCAGCTCTCGCGGGCCAACGACGCCAACGCCAACCTGTTCAACATCAATAGCGCCTACTATATTTCGCAAGCCAGCAAAAACTATTACCGCTATACCCATGATACCCGCATGGTGGACAGCGACTCGTTTATGTTCCTCGAGGCCATTCGGCTAAACAATCGGCTGAATATGTCCCTGACCGAACTGACCGATCAGATTATTGACGTCAATCTCAACCCGCTGTATCGCAAAAACGCCTATCTGAAATCAATCCAGCTCACCGGGGTGCTGAATGCGCTGAGTACCCGGCTGATCTTTATGAAGTTCACCTATGACGACCCGCAAACTACCGCCATCATCAACGCGTTGCTCAAACAGGTTTCCAGCGACCAGCTGAAACACATCACCGAAGGGCTGTATACCGCGATCGACACCCATATGTCCTACCCGGCGGATTTTATCTATCAATATGTCAACGACCTGAGCACGCTTTCGCAGCAGCTGTATCAGCGCAGTTTCGAAATGGAAATCACTGCCTCCCGACAAAAAATCTATGGCAGCCAAACGTTGATCGACGGCATGATCTCACTGGGCGGGTTGATCGCGCTGCTTATCCTGCTGCCTTCGCTGGTATTCAGCTCAAACATCAGCCGTTGGCTGACTAAAACGCATAATAATATTGTGCGGCTGGCGCGCGGCAATATGAACATCGATCGCAACGATGTGTTTTACGGCCAGGAGCTGAGCGCCATCAGCGACGCCATTCAACAACTCAAGCGGTATCAGTTGGACAAGGTGTCCCTGGAGAGTGAAAAGCAGCTGTTGATCCAAGAGCTGGAAGCCTCTTCTTTCCTCGATCCGCTCACCAACATCTATAATCGCCGCAAGTTTTTCCTCGAGTGCGAACTGCTCAACGCCGGCACCTATCCGTTGGCGTTTTGCCTGATCGACATCGACAACTTCAAAAACCTCAATGACAGCTACGGCCACGGCGTCGGCGATCAGGTGTTGGTGGCGTTTGGCCGCCTGTTGCAACAGGCCTTTCGCGCCAGCGACATTTTTTGTCGTTACGGCGGCGAGGAGTTCGCCGTGATCCTGGGCAACTGCACGCTGGACAATGCACGTGATATTATGGAACAGCTGCGGCGGCGCACGCACCGCCTTAGCCTGACGCTGGCCGACGGGCAGCAAGTGCAATTCACCACCAGCTGCGGTATCGCCCAGGTTCAGGCTTTCCCAGCGCTGCAGGGGGCGATCAAACGGGCGGACGAGGCACTCTATTTTTGCAAGAAAAACGGCAAGAACCGGGTCAGCATCCACACCCTGGGCGGTTTTATCTGA
- the pncB gene encoding nicotinate phosphoribosyltransferase, translating to MTQYASPILTSLLDTDAYKLHMQQAVFHRYPAISVAAEFRCRGDELLGEYADEIRAQVALMSQLALTDAEFNYLSGLPFFRQDYLSWLREFRYDPQQVNIDNRDGRLQIRIAGPWREVIMWEVPLLAVISEVVHRHRSPEVTPAQAVAHLRSKLEQFRALAGDLDISRFKLMDFGTRRRFSQGVQQAIVSTLKAEFPYLVGTSNYDLAYQLDLAPVGTQAHEWFQAHQQISPVLANSQRAALQAWLDEYPNQLGIALTDCITMDAFLRDFSPQFAQRYQGLRHDSGDPFEWGEKAIAHYQKLGIDPMSKTLVFSDNLDLDKALALYRHFYQRINLVFGIGTRLTCDIPGVKPLNIVIKLVECKGKPVAKLSDSPGKTICQDQAFVKALRKAFDLPLVKKAS from the coding sequence ATGACTCAATACGCCTCCCCGATTTTGACATCACTGCTTGATACTGACGCCTATAAGCTTCATATGCAGCAAGCAGTGTTCCATCGCTATCCCGCAATCAGCGTTGCGGCGGAATTCCGTTGCCGCGGCGATGAACTGCTGGGCGAATATGCCGATGAGATCCGCGCGCAGGTCGCGCTGATGAGCCAGTTGGCGCTGACCGATGCTGAGTTCAATTATCTCTCCGGGCTGCCCTTCTTCCGCCAGGACTACCTGAGCTGGCTGCGGGAATTTCGCTACGATCCGCAGCAGGTGAACATCGACAACCGCGACGGCAGGCTGCAGATCCGCATCGCCGGGCCGTGGCGCGAGGTGATCATGTGGGAAGTTCCGCTGCTGGCGGTGATTAGCGAGGTGGTGCACCGCCACCGCTCGCCGGAGGTCACCCCGGCGCAGGCGGTCGCCCACCTGCGCAGCAAACTGGAACAGTTCAGGGCCCTGGCCGGCGATCTGGATATCTCGCGCTTCAAGCTGATGGACTTCGGCACCCGCCGCCGCTTCTCGCAGGGCGTGCAGCAGGCGATCGTCAGCACTCTGAAGGCGGAGTTCCCTTATCTGGTCGGCACCAGCAATTACGATCTGGCCTACCAATTGGATCTGGCGCCGGTCGGCACCCAGGCGCACGAGTGGTTTCAGGCCCACCAGCAAATTAGCCCGGTGTTGGCCAACAGCCAGCGCGCGGCGCTGCAGGCCTGGCTGGACGAATACCCGAACCAGCTCGGCATCGCGTTGACCGACTGCATCACCATGGATGCCTTCCTGCGTGATTTTAGCCCGCAGTTCGCCCAACGCTATCAGGGGCTGCGCCACGACTCGGGCGATCCGTTCGAGTGGGGCGAGAAAGCCATCGCCCACTATCAAAAACTGGGCATCGACCCAATGAGCAAAACCCTGGTGTTCTCGGATAACCTGGATCTGGACAAGGCGCTGGCGCTGTACCGCCATTTCTACCAGCGCATCAACCTGGTGTTCGGCATCGGCACCCGCCTGACCTGTGATATTCCGGGCGTCAAGCCGCTGAATATCGTGATCAAACTGGTGGAGTGCAAGGGTAAACCGGTCGCCAAGCTTTCCGACAGCCCGGGCAAAACCATCTGCCAGGATCAGGCCTTCGTGAAAGCCCTGCGTAAAGCCTTCGATCTGCCGCTGGTGAAAAAAGCCAGCTGA
- a CDS encoding MBL fold metallo-hydrolase has translation MKYHIIPVTAFSQNCSLIWCEHTQQAALVDPGGEAEKIKAAVAERGVTVSQVLLTHGHLDHVGAAAELAEYYQVPIYGPDKEDAFWLDGLPAQSRMFGLEECAPLTPTRWLAEGDEVQVGEMRFKVLHCPGHTPGHIVFINAQARMALVGDVLFNGGVGRSDFPRGDHQALIDSIRTKLLPQGDDMAFIPGHGPMSTFGHERQTNPFLREEPPVW, from the coding sequence ATGAAATACCACATTATTCCCGTTACTGCCTTTAGCCAGAACTGCAGCCTGATCTGGTGCGAGCATACCCAGCAGGCGGCGCTGGTCGATCCCGGCGGCGAAGCGGAAAAAATCAAAGCCGCCGTGGCCGAACGGGGCGTGACCGTCTCTCAAGTCTTACTGACGCACGGCCACCTCGACCACGTTGGCGCGGCGGCGGAGCTGGCCGAATATTATCAGGTGCCGATTTACGGGCCGGATAAGGAAGACGCCTTCTGGCTGGATGGCCTGCCGGCGCAAAGCCGGATGTTCGGTCTGGAAGAGTGCGCCCCCTTAACGCCAACCCGCTGGCTGGCGGAAGGCGACGAAGTGCAGGTTGGCGAGATGCGTTTCAAGGTGCTGCATTGCCCTGGCCATACGCCGGGTCATATCGTGTTTATCAACGCGCAGGCGCGCATGGCGCTGGTGGGCGATGTGCTGTTTAACGGCGGCGTTGGGCGCAGCGACTTCCCGCGCGGCGATCACCAGGCGCTGATCGACTCCATTCGCACTAAACTGTTGCCACAGGGGGATGACATGGCCTTTATTCCGGGCCATGGCCCGATGTCGACCTTTGGCCATGAACGCCAGACCAACCCGTTCCTGCGTGAGGAACCGCCGGTCTGGTGA
- a CDS encoding YcbK family protein, whose product MDKIDHHRRKWLALGGAAMGIALLPGQAFASLSTARPRILVVNNLNTGESLKAEFFDGKGYNKEELVRLNHLFRDYRANKVKSIDPRLFDHLYRLQGLLGTNKPVQLVSGYRSLDTNNELRAHSRGVAKHSYHTKGQAMDFHIEGIQLSNIRKAALKMRAGGVGYYPRSNFVHIDTGPARTW is encoded by the coding sequence ATGGACAAAATTGATCATCATCGCCGTAAATGGCTGGCGCTAGGCGGCGCAGCTATGGGCATAGCGCTGCTTCCAGGGCAGGCCTTTGCCAGTCTTTCCACTGCTCGTCCGCGTATTTTGGTGGTGAATAACCTGAATACCGGTGAATCACTTAAAGCCGAGTTTTTCGACGGCAAAGGTTACAATAAAGAAGAGCTGGTGCGGCTTAATCATTTATTCCGCGATTATCGCGCCAATAAAGTTAAATCGATCGATCCCCGCCTTTTTGATCATCTTTATCGCCTGCAGGGGCTGTTGGGCACCAACAAGCCGGTGCAGCTGGTTTCCGGTTACCGCTCGCTGGACACCAATAACGAACTGCGCGCACACAGCCGCGGCGTGGCCAAGCACAGCTACCACACCAAAGGCCAGGCGATGGATTTCCATATTGAAGGCATCCAGCTGAGCAATATCCGCAAAGCGGCGTTAAAAATGCGCGCCGGTGGTGTAGGATATTACCCACGTAGCAACTTTGTACACATCGATACCGGTCCTGCACGGACCTGGTGA
- the ompC gene encoding porin OmpC, producing the protein MMKRNILAVVIPALLAAGAANAAEIYNKDGNKLDLYGKVDGLHYFSDDKGNDGDQTYVRFGFKGETQITDQLTGYGQWEYNVQANHAESQGTEGTKTRLGFAGLKFADYGSFDYGRNYGVLYDVEGWTDMLPEFGGDTYTYTDNFMTGRTNGVATYRNNNFFGLVDGLNFALQYQGKNQNDGRDVKKQNGDGWGISSTYDIGEGVSFGAAYASSNRTDDQKLRSNERGDKADAWTVGAKYDANNVYLAAMYAETRNMTPFGGGNFTATCDATENCGGFASKTQNFEVTAQYQFDFGLRPEVSYLQSKGKNLNVPGVGSDQDLVKYVSVGTTYYFNKNMSTYVDYKINLLDDNEFTKATGTATDDIVGVGLVYQF; encoded by the coding sequence ATGATGAAGCGCAACATTCTTGCAGTGGTAATCCCGGCTCTGTTGGCTGCTGGTGCGGCAAACGCAGCTGAGATCTATAACAAAGACGGCAACAAGCTGGATCTGTACGGTAAAGTTGACGGCCTGCACTACTTCTCAGACGACAAAGGCAATGATGGCGATCAGACCTACGTTCGTTTCGGCTTCAAAGGTGAAACTCAGATTACCGACCAACTGACCGGTTACGGCCAGTGGGAATACAACGTTCAGGCTAACCACGCTGAATCTCAGGGCACCGAAGGCACCAAGACTCGTCTGGGCTTCGCTGGTTTGAAATTCGCTGACTACGGCTCATTCGACTACGGCCGTAACTACGGCGTACTGTACGACGTGGAAGGCTGGACCGATATGCTGCCAGAGTTCGGTGGCGACACTTACACCTACACCGACAACTTCATGACCGGCCGTACCAACGGCGTTGCGACCTACCGTAACAACAACTTCTTCGGTCTGGTTGACGGTCTGAACTTCGCCCTGCAATACCAGGGTAAAAACCAGAACGACGGTCGTGACGTTAAGAAACAAAACGGCGACGGTTGGGGCATCTCCTCTACTTATGACATCGGCGAAGGCGTAAGCTTCGGTGCTGCATACGCGTCATCCAACCGTACCGACGATCAAAAACTGCGTTCCAACGAGCGCGGCGACAAGGCTGATGCCTGGACCGTAGGCGCGAAATACGACGCCAACAACGTTTACCTGGCGGCCATGTATGCCGAAACCCGCAACATGACTCCATTCGGCGGCGGCAACTTCACGGCTACCTGTGATGCGACCGAAAACTGTGGCGGCTTCGCCAGCAAAACTCAGAACTTCGAAGTGACCGCTCAGTACCAGTTCGACTTCGGTCTGCGTCCAGAAGTGTCTTACCTGCAGTCTAAAGGCAAGAACCTGAACGTCCCAGGCGTGGGTTCTGACCAGGACCTGGTTAAATACGTTTCTGTTGGTACTACCTACTACTTCAACAAAAACATGTCCACCTACGTTGATTACAAAATCAACCTGCTGGACGACAACGAATTCACCAAAGCCACCGGCACCGCTACCGACGACATCGTTGGTGTAGGCCTGGTTTACCAGTTCTAA
- the ldtD gene encoding L,D-transpeptidase yields MLLKNGNSIRRLALSCAIACGLASSLPAWATVPAFPVASSGMSVAQSRSELLAALPRGMAPHYLSTLAPLYAANHMQPMWQDREAVQQFQQQLAELAMSGVQPQFTQWVKMLTDPAINEVGRDIVLSDAMLGYLQFVSAIGANGNSWLYGNIPYKLGLPPNAVINQWQLAVRQGKTLGYVNSLAPQHPQYAKMHQALRDMLANNRPWPQMANGPSLRPGQLSNDIPALREILKRTGMLTDAAPEAQPEPAVVLATRNEPDDGGLSVDEEKNRESQVAVSPSAAPVQDIASAPNSGLLTQPAASAVPSDNVYTPDLVEGVKRFQQWQGLSADGVIGARTREWLNVSPKTRASLLALNIQRLRILPGHVGTGIMVNIPNYSLTYYQNGNEVLSSRVIVGRPSRKTPLMSSALNNVVVNPPWNVPTTLVREDIVPKAMRDGSYFQKHGYTVLAGWSNDAEVINPAMIDWNMVSARNFPYRVRQAPGATNSLGRFKFNMPSSDAIYLHDTPNHSLFQKDIRALSSGCVRVNKASDLANMLLQDAGWNNSRVSSTLKEGNTTYVNIRQRIPVKLYYLTAWVSDDGQPQFRTDIYNYDNTVRSGAQILAQAEKLMQ; encoded by the coding sequence ATGTTGCTTAAAAATGGAAACTCAATACGGCGTCTGGCGCTGAGTTGCGCAATCGCATGCGGTCTTGCGTCGTCGTTACCCGCATGGGCAACCGTGCCGGCGTTTCCGGTGGCGTCATCCGGCATGTCCGTTGCGCAAAGTCGTTCAGAACTGCTGGCCGCGCTGCCGCGCGGCATGGCACCGCACTATCTTTCAACCTTGGCTCCTCTGTACGCGGCGAATCATATGCAGCCGATGTGGCAGGATCGCGAGGCGGTGCAACAGTTTCAGCAGCAGCTGGCCGAGCTGGCGATGTCCGGCGTGCAGCCGCAGTTCACCCAATGGGTGAAAATGCTGACCGATCCGGCGATCAACGAAGTGGGGCGCGATATCGTGCTGTCCGACGCCATGCTCGGTTATCTGCAGTTCGTTTCCGCCATCGGCGCCAACGGCAACAGCTGGCTGTACGGCAACATTCCCTACAAGCTTGGTTTGCCGCCCAACGCGGTGATTAACCAATGGCAGCTGGCGGTGCGTCAGGGCAAGACCCTGGGCTACGTCAATTCGCTGGCGCCGCAGCATCCGCAGTACGCCAAGATGCATCAAGCGCTGCGCGACATGCTGGCCAATAATCGGCCATGGCCGCAGATGGCCAACGGCCCGAGCCTGCGTCCCGGCCAGCTGAGCAATGATATTCCAGCCCTGCGCGAGATCCTCAAGCGGACCGGAATGCTGACCGATGCCGCACCGGAAGCGCAGCCGGAGCCGGCGGTGGTGCTGGCGACGCGCAATGAGCCCGATGACGGCGGCCTGTCGGTCGATGAAGAGAAAAACCGGGAAAGTCAGGTGGCGGTCAGCCCGTCGGCGGCGCCGGTGCAGGACATTGCCTCCGCGCCGAATTCCGGGTTGCTTACGCAGCCTGCCGCCAGCGCCGTGCCGAGCGATAATGTTTACACGCCGGATCTGGTCGAGGGCGTTAAGCGCTTCCAGCAATGGCAAGGGCTGAGCGCCGACGGTGTGATCGGCGCGCGCACCCGCGAGTGGTTGAACGTCTCGCCGAAGACCCGGGCTTCGCTGCTGGCGTTGAATATCCAACGCCTGCGCATCTTGCCGGGCCACGTCGGCACCGGCATTATGGTGAATATTCCCAACTACTCGCTGACCTACTACCAGAACGGCAACGAAGTGCTCTCTTCGCGGGTGATCGTCGGGCGGCCGAGCCGCAAGACGCCGCTGATGAGCAGCGCGCTGAACAACGTGGTGGTCAACCCGCCGTGGAACGTGCCGACTACGCTGGTACGTGAGGATATCGTGCCGAAGGCGATGCGTGACGGCAGCTACTTCCAGAAACACGGCTATACCGTGCTTGCCGGCTGGAGCAACGACGCTGAGGTGATCAACCCGGCGATGATCGACTGGAACATGGTGTCGGCCCGCAACTTCCCGTACCGCGTGCGCCAGGCGCCGGGCGCCACTAACTCGCTGGGGCGCTTCAAATTTAACATGCCGAGCTCGGACGCTATCTACTTGCACGATACGCCGAACCACAGCCTGTTCCAGAAAGACATCCGCGCGCTCAGCTCCGGCTGTGTGCGGGTGAACAAGGCGTCTGATTTGGCAAATATGCTGCTGCAGGATGCCGGCTGGAATAACAGCCGCGTTTCTTCGACGCTGAAAGAGGGGAATACCACTTACGTGAATATTCGCCAGCGTATTCCGGTAAAATTGTATTATCTGACGGCCTGGGTCTCTGATGACGGCCAGCCACAATTCCGTACAGATATTTACAATTATGATAATACGGTGAGATCGGGCGCACAAATTTTGGCTCAGGCCGAAAAATTAATGCAATAA